In Bacteroidota bacterium, the following proteins share a genomic window:
- a CDS encoding DNA translocase FtsK: MAAPLRAQQELNKARGAARNPRGASKQHSARTTSVLAVLMMTLALLVFLSLVSYDAADESSADLKVTDLYKVFTGDPIVKAKADTAHNWLGLVGSMISEFLIKSTIGYPVFVLPVLLMLFGWAILRKKDYRPLFRLSNYTLIFALLASASFGMARIISGGEWLGMEWSGVVGDFLSLILTQLLGKTGGSILLFTALLVGSVLLLNLDLHEAADRMKNVYLRFMDWAGRMKQSALDRAAARREANAGQVEESDTEEDVAPSKSAIRIAKPPLEEPPVIPTASTADLPLVHEEDEGGNDPESDNAAHDIPLSVAPLQLEIEKKINEPEVNFDERKVENTIEEIDYVFPSVELLDAPRHGTDEVADEELRANADLLRETLAQFDVQLENISVTPGPVVTLYELVPATGVKISRIVSLENDIALKLAAKGIRIMAPIPGKSAVGVEIPNHNPSIVNIRSVINSSKFRDTNAKLPLAMGKTIAGEVFTDDLTKMPHLLIAGSTGSGKSVGINTILASLLYRMHPSDLKLVIFDPKKIELTQYAKLKHHFLAVSPDVNEEIITNPKNAVLVLKGVEFEMEKRYDKLAAAGVRNIADYNEKVKAGKLKNTDTLIHQRIPYLIVVIDELADLMITAAKEVEEPIARLAQLARAVGIHLIVATQRPSVDVITGVIKANFPARIAYQVASKTDSRTILDMNGAEQLLGNGDMLYLPSGSPKPIRLQNAFISADEVDALVNHIAKQQGYSKPHPLPSMVEKRKSSEAGGGGDRDELFEEAARIIVRHQQGSVSLLQRRLKVGYSRAARLVDELESAGIVGPFDGSKAREVLVESEAELEAYI; this comes from the coding sequence ATGGCTGCACCCCTTCGTGCCCAACAAGAACTGAACAAAGCCCGCGGCGCTGCAAGGAACCCCCGGGGCGCGTCGAAGCAACACTCTGCGCGCACAACGTCCGTTCTTGCCGTTCTGATGATGACGCTGGCCTTGCTTGTCTTCCTTTCACTCGTTTCATACGACGCCGCCGACGAGTCAAGCGCCGATTTGAAGGTAACCGACCTGTACAAGGTATTTACCGGCGACCCGATTGTGAAGGCCAAAGCCGATACTGCCCACAACTGGCTCGGGCTTGTCGGCTCGATGATTTCCGAGTTTCTCATCAAATCCACTATCGGCTACCCTGTTTTTGTGCTGCCGGTATTGCTGATGCTGTTCGGTTGGGCAATTCTGCGCAAGAAAGATTACCGGCCGCTGTTCAGACTATCCAACTACACGCTGATCTTTGCTCTGCTGGCTTCGGCATCATTCGGCATGGCGCGCATCATTTCCGGCGGTGAATGGCTGGGAATGGAGTGGAGCGGAGTTGTAGGGGATTTTCTGTCTCTCATCCTTACACAACTTCTCGGGAAAACCGGGGGTTCGATTCTCCTCTTTACTGCTCTGCTTGTCGGCAGCGTTCTGCTGTTGAATCTCGATCTGCATGAAGCAGCCGACCGGATGAAGAACGTGTACTTGCGGTTCATGGATTGGGCGGGACGAATGAAGCAATCGGCTCTCGACCGGGCTGCGGCACGGAGGGAAGCGAATGCAGGCCAGGTTGAGGAATCCGATACAGAGGAGGATGTTGCTCCATCGAAATCTGCAATCCGCATTGCCAAACCTCCGTTGGAAGAACCTCCGGTAATTCCCACCGCCTCAACGGCGGATCTTCCGCTTGTTCACGAAGAGGATGAAGGGGGGAATGATCCGGAGTCAGATAATGCGGCCCACGATATTCCTCTGAGCGTTGCTCCCCTGCAACTGGAGATTGAGAAGAAGATCAATGAGCCCGAAGTCAACTTTGATGAGCGGAAGGTTGAAAACACGATTGAAGAGATCGATTATGTGTTCCCCTCCGTTGAATTGCTCGATGCGCCGCGGCACGGAACGGATGAAGTTGCCGACGAAGAGCTGCGCGCGAACGCCGATTTGCTGAGGGAGACTCTTGCCCAGTTTGATGTTCAGCTGGAAAACATCTCCGTTACGCCCGGTCCGGTTGTGACATTGTATGAACTTGTTCCGGCAACCGGAGTCAAAATCAGCCGGATCGTGAGCCTTGAAAACGACATTGCCTTGAAGCTGGCGGCAAAAGGGATTCGCATCATGGCGCCCATTCCCGGCAAGTCGGCTGTGGGCGTGGAGATTCCGAATCACAATCCCTCGATTGTGAACATCCGCAGCGTGATCAACTCGTCAAAATTCAGGGACACGAATGCAAAGCTTCCGCTCGCGATGGGGAAGACAATCGCCGGAGAAGTGTTCACCGACGATCTGACGAAGATGCCGCATCTTCTCATTGCCGGCTCTACAGGCTCGGGCAAGAGTGTCGGCATCAATACGATCCTTGCAAGCCTGTTGTATCGCATGCATCCCTCCGACCTGAAGCTGGTGATTTTTGATCCGAAGAAGATCGAGTTGACACAATACGCGAAGCTCAAGCATCACTTCCTCGCCGTTTCCCCGGATGTGAATGAAGAGATTATTACAAATCCGAAGAATGCGGTTCTCGTGCTGAAAGGCGTCGAGTTCGAAATGGAGAAGCGCTACGACAAGCTTGCCGCGGCCGGTGTTCGCAACATCGCCGACTACAACGAAAAAGTGAAGGCCGGCAAGTTGAAGAACACGGACACGCTGATCCATCAACGCATTCCGTACTTGATTGTTGTTATCGACGAGCTTGCAGACCTGATGATCACGGCAGCAAAGGAAGTCGAAGAGCCGATTGCCCGGCTTGCGCAGCTTGCCCGCGCCGTCGGCATACACCTGATAGTCGCGACACAACGCCCGTCAGTTGATGTTATTACCGGCGTTATCAAGGCGAATTTCCCCGCCCGCATAGCATACCAGGTTGCATCGAAAACCGATTCGCGCACGATTCTTGACATGAACGGTGCGGAGCAATTGCTCGGCAACGGCGACATGTTGTATCTCCCGAGCGGCAGCCCGAAACCAATTCGCCTGCAAAATGCGTTTATATCGGCAGATGAAGTGGATGCGCTGGTGAACCACATTGCAAAGCAACAGGGCTACTCGAAGCCGCATCCGCTTCCTTCCATGGTCGAAAAACGGAAGAGCTCCGAAGCGGGTGGGGGTGGTGACCGGGACGAGCTGTTTGAAGAAGCAGCACGCATTATTGTACGTCATCAGCAGGGATCGGTGTCGTTGCTGCAACGCAGGTTGAAGGTAGGGTACTCGCGAGCAGCCCGGCTGGTGGACGAACTGGAGTCTGCCGGCATCGTGGGGCCGTTCGACGGAAGCAAAGCGAGGGAAGTTCTTGTTGAATCTGAAGCTGAGTTGGAGGCGTACATTTGA
- a CDS encoding 2-phosphosulfolactate phosphatase yields MRVEVFFTPHQVEELYFRDKRVVVVDVLRASTTIATALHNGAKEIIPVATVESAMKIVGNLDGDVTLLGGERDGKMIEGFHLGNSPLEYIEERVRGKSIVLTTSNGSQAILKARHAREMSVLGFVNISVIESVVREGEDDLVILCAGHDGFFSMEDAVCAGMLIHRLMDGSNAEVELGDAGIASVALYKNQSKSVLKMLRNSEHGKYLDEIGFRNDLEACAATDAMPVAPRFLGNVVKLKKESESIKISIPT; encoded by the coding sequence ATGCGTGTAGAAGTGTTCTTCACGCCTCATCAGGTGGAAGAGCTGTATTTCAGGGACAAGAGAGTTGTGGTGGTGGATGTGTTGCGGGCAAGTACAACCATTGCAACTGCGCTCCATAACGGGGCAAAAGAGATTATTCCCGTTGCCACCGTCGAGTCGGCGATGAAGATTGTCGGCAATCTTGATGGCGATGTGACCCTGCTGGGCGGTGAACGCGACGGAAAAATGATTGAGGGATTTCACCTCGGCAATTCGCCGCTGGAATATATTGAGGAACGCGTTCGTGGCAAATCCATTGTTCTTACAACTTCCAACGGCTCGCAGGCAATCCTGAAAGCACGCCATGCGCGGGAGATGTCGGTGTTGGGATTTGTGAACATTTCGGTGATTGAATCGGTTGTGCGTGAGGGTGAAGACGATCTTGTTATCCTCTGTGCCGGCCATGACGGATTCTTTTCGATGGAAGATGCGGTGTGTGCCGGCATGTTGATTCACAGGTTGATGGATGGCAGCAATGCTGAAGTGGAACTTGGGGATGCGGGGATCGCGTCGGTGGCGCTCTACAAGAATCAAAGCAAGTCGGTGTTGAAGATGTTGAGAAACTCCGAGCACGGGAAGTATCTCGACGAAATAGGTTTCCGGAATGATCTCGAAGCCTGCGCCGCAACCGATGCAATGCCTGTTGCTCCCCGGTTCCTTGGCAATGTCGTGAAATTGAAGAAGGAGTCTGAGAGTATAAAAATCTCCATTCCCACATAA
- the gcvT gene encoding glycine cleavage system aminomethyltransferase GcvT: protein MNLKRTAFYDIHVACGAKIVPFAGFEMPVQYGGIIGEHRLVRESVGVFDASHMGEVEVRGKDALAFVQKITVNDASKLTEGRVQYSAMCYANGGIVDDLLVYNMGDHYMLVINAANIAKDVQWMEKNLFGDVKLKNRSDEISLLAVQGPKSLATLQKLTNADLSSIQYYHFVRGILAGVDMTISRTGYTGELGFELYFPSDAATGKKVWDAVFEAGKEFGIGPVGLGARDTLRLEMGFCLYGNDIDHTTHPLEAGLGWITKLDKGEFNGKHVLVDAKSSGMKRKLVGFTLAEKAFPRHGYAITSNAEKIGVVTSGTFSPILDKGIGMGYVPLNYSKPGTAINVNIRNKEIAATVVPLPFIKK, encoded by the coding sequence ATGAATCTGAAACGAACTGCTTTTTACGATATTCATGTTGCCTGCGGAGCGAAGATAGTTCCATTTGCAGGCTTTGAAATGCCTGTCCAGTACGGCGGCATCATTGGAGAACATAGACTCGTTCGTGAGAGCGTTGGAGTTTTCGATGCGTCGCACATGGGAGAGGTGGAAGTGCGGGGGAAAGATGCCCTTGCCTTTGTGCAGAAGATCACCGTGAATGATGCCTCCAAACTGACGGAGGGCCGCGTGCAGTATTCCGCAATGTGTTATGCAAACGGTGGTATTGTTGATGATCTGCTCGTGTACAACATGGGCGATCACTACATGCTGGTGATCAACGCCGCCAACATTGCAAAAGACGTTCAGTGGATGGAGAAGAACCTCTTTGGCGATGTGAAGTTGAAGAACCGGAGCGATGAGATTTCTCTTCTCGCCGTTCAAGGTCCGAAATCTCTTGCGACCTTGCAGAAGTTGACGAATGCGGATCTCTCTTCAATTCAGTACTATCACTTTGTCCGTGGCATACTCGCCGGTGTTGATATGACCATTTCGCGTACCGGCTACACGGGTGAACTCGGTTTCGAGCTGTACTTCCCGTCGGATGCCGCGACAGGTAAGAAAGTGTGGGATGCCGTCTTCGAAGCAGGCAAGGAGTTCGGGATCGGGCCTGTTGGATTGGGAGCCCGGGACACGCTTCGACTTGAAATGGGCTTTTGCCTCTACGGCAATGACATTGACCACACCACGCATCCACTCGAAGCGGGTCTCGGCTGGATTACCAAGTTGGACAAGGGGGAATTCAACGGCAAACACGTTCTGGTTGACGCAAAGTCCTCCGGAATGAAACGCAAGTTGGTCGGGTTCACGCTTGCTGAAAAGGCCTTCCCGCGTCACGGCTATGCCATTACCTCAAACGCGGAGAAGATCGGCGTGGTTACGTCGGGTACTTTTTCTCCGATCCTCGACAAGGGAATTGGAATGGGCTACGTGCCGCTCAACTACTCGAAGCCCGGCACTGCTATCAATGTGAATATTCGCAACAAGGAAATTGCGGCAACGGTTGTCCCGCTGCCGTTCATCAAAAAGTAA
- a CDS encoding Rne/Rng family ribonuclease, which translates to MKKEIVINAGENETRIAITEDGRLAELFVETANKEKMVGDIYLGKVAKVMPGIKAAFIDLGLKQDGFLHFSDIGNRFEEYSSMIGDDDDDEAEEPVAVAEAATGQKSPSSSESPRSSGNGQRRQRDSHRPQRRDVNLSKGQEIIVQITKEPVGKKGVRVTSEVSLAGRFIVLLPFDGKVGISKKITSFKEKRRLRKIAQSLLPEGFGVIIRTVAEGQDDEALKKDLSDLIDKWREIESQVKSETAPSLVYKDLATTSGVIRDLFSNDVSRVIVDSKRLYKEIAAYVKYNSPDMLEKIELHKGRQPIFDTYGIEKEIETTLSRKVWLKSGGYLIIEQTEAMFVIDINSGRYAAKKEQEQNSLRTDLEAAREICRQLRLRDIGGIIVCDFIDLEDEKNKRKVYEELKKEFRKDRAKVTVLPMTEFGLVQITRQRIRQSILHSFTEACPACGGSGVVQSRTTTTNQLERWIRRFKEETGEYRLILRVNPSIASMLREGRISRLTKMMLKFRVYMKLEIDPTIPPGDFHCLSVKQGKEVTDQFK; encoded by the coding sequence ATGAAGAAAGAAATTGTGATCAACGCGGGCGAAAACGAAACCCGCATCGCTATTACTGAAGATGGCCGCCTGGCCGAGCTATTTGTCGAAACGGCCAACAAAGAGAAGATGGTGGGCGACATCTACCTCGGTAAGGTTGCCAAGGTAATGCCCGGAATCAAGGCCGCCTTCATTGACTTGGGGTTGAAGCAGGATGGCTTCCTCCATTTTTCCGACATCGGCAACCGGTTTGAAGAGTACTCTTCAATGATTGGTGATGATGATGACGATGAGGCAGAAGAGCCTGTCGCAGTTGCCGAAGCAGCAACCGGTCAAAAATCCCCCTCCTCCTCCGAATCTCCCAGATCGAGCGGAAACGGGCAACGTCGTCAACGCGATTCTCACCGTCCGCAACGCCGGGATGTGAACCTCTCGAAGGGCCAGGAAATTATTGTTCAGATTACGAAAGAACCTGTCGGCAAAAAGGGCGTCCGTGTGACCTCGGAAGTCTCGCTTGCCGGAAGATTCATTGTACTCCTTCCATTCGACGGCAAAGTCGGCATCTCCAAAAAAATAACCAGCTTCAAGGAAAAACGCAGACTGCGTAAAATTGCACAAAGTCTTCTTCCTGAGGGCTTCGGTGTTATCATTCGGACAGTTGCCGAAGGCCAGGATGATGAGGCCTTGAAAAAGGACCTCTCGGACCTGATTGACAAATGGCGGGAGATTGAGTCACAGGTAAAATCGGAGACGGCTCCGTCGTTGGTGTACAAGGATCTCGCAACGACATCGGGCGTGATTCGGGACTTGTTTTCGAACGACGTGTCGAGGGTTATTGTCGATTCCAAAAGATTGTACAAAGAGATTGCGGCGTATGTGAAGTACAATTCTCCCGATATGCTGGAGAAGATTGAATTGCACAAAGGTCGTCAGCCGATTTTTGACACCTACGGAATCGAGAAAGAAATCGAAACGACACTCAGCCGTAAAGTGTGGCTGAAGAGTGGCGGCTATCTGATTATCGAGCAAACCGAGGCAATGTTTGTCATTGATATCAACAGCGGCCGGTATGCTGCGAAGAAAGAACAGGAACAGAATTCCCTGCGCACGGATCTTGAGGCGGCAAGGGAGATTTGCCGCCAGCTTCGATTGCGCGACATAGGCGGAATAATCGTTTGCGACTTCATCGATCTCGAGGATGAGAAGAACAAACGGAAAGTGTATGAAGAACTGAAAAAGGAATTCCGCAAAGACAGGGCGAAAGTCACCGTCCTGCCGATGACGGAGTTCGGCCTTGTACAGATTACGAGGCAGCGAATCCGGCAGAGCATTCTGCACAGCTTCACGGAAGCCTGCCCTGCCTGCGGGGGCTCGGGAGTTGTGCAATCCCGCACGACAACAACAAACCAACTCGAACGCTGGATACGCCGGTTCAAAGAGGAGACGGGAGAGTATCGCCTTATCCTCCGGGTGAATCCTTCCATCGCGTCAATGTTACGTGAAGGCCGCATCAGCCGTCTGACGAAAATGATGCTCAAGTTCCGTGTGTATATGAAGCTCGAAATCGACCCGACCATTCCCCCGGGAGACTTCCATTGTCTCTCAGTGAAACAGGGGAAAGAAGTTACCGACCAATTCAAGTAG